In one Apostichopus japonicus isolate 1M-3 chromosome 18, ASM3797524v1, whole genome shotgun sequence genomic region, the following are encoded:
- the LOC139959090 gene encoding monocarboxylate transporter 12-like encodes MHRRMEEWIKCRWGWVVCGASFFIHMGMYSLAYSFSLLFVDIQRDLNATAVETGWIGSVIYGVQMFSSPLGTLLESCFSYRPALILVIIVASAAIFVSSFAQSVQQLFVTLGAIYGLALGTTWFIMLCVIVQYYPAKNTVRALSFATLGGTIAILVGSEPINMSVEAFGWRRTLQFIGAFTLILSLPPAVLMFSPKDKVYESSRRDFEDNKEAISGSTSDIRIHQQKVCTSRETHLHQNDCDRREDEKSKVDRGDVVTTTKTTATRIERWKKVICVDACLFSIFTVTCAMLWAVFFINIISYYESVGITSHQGAMLLTITATVEMVTKVTLVVIGERFPFKKTYLLLTKVIGMIGLSLAMVVATTFPQFVVLSCVTGIFRAAFNVILWPCSIETLGQSCSDEVITLTSISRGIGFLTGTIPAGAIYDKFGSYRVSFLIVATTSLVSALSLSTVLLRQKLVRRRSEVSTGPRQCNESKKNLYLRVVIETSV; translated from the exons ATGCATCGCCGCATGGAAGAATGGATCAAGTGTAGGTGGGGATGGGTGGTATGTGGTGCATCGTTCTTTATTCATATGGGGATGTATTCGCTAGCCTACTCATTTAGTCTTCTTTTTGTAGACATCCAGCGAGACTTGAACGCGACCGCCGTGGAAACAG GTTGGATAGGGTCAGTCATATATGGTGTTCAGATGTTCTCATCTCCGCTGGGAACACTTCTGGAATCCTGTTTCTCATACCGTCCAGCTCTTATCCTCGTCATCATCGTAGCGTCTGCTGCAATATTCGTCTCGTCATTTGCGCAATCGGTCCAACAACTATTTGTAACCTTGGGCGCCATTTATGGTCTCGCCCTAGGGACAACTTGGTTCATCATGCTGTGCGTTATAGTTCAATACTATCCTGCCAAGAATACAGTTCGTGCTCTATCCTTTGCCACGTTGGGAGGAACAATTG CTATACTTGTCGGAAGTGAACCAATAAATATGAGCGTAGAGGCCTTTGGGTGGAGAAGAACCCTGCAATTCATCGGTGCTTTCACACTTATTCTGTCGTTACCACCAGCTGTTTTGATGTTCTCTCCAAAAGACAAAGTTTATGAATCATCACGAAGGGACTTTGAAGATAACAAAGAGGCAATATCAGGAAGCACATCGGATATTCGAATACACCAACAGAAGGTTTGCACCTCAAGAGAAACTCATCTGCATCAAAATGACTGCGACAGGCGGGAAGATGAAAAGTCGAAAGTGGACAGAGGAGATGTTGTGACCACAACCAAGACAACGGCAACGCGTATAGAGAGATGGAAGAAGGTTATTTGTGTCGATGCGTGTCTCTTTAGTATCTTTACCGTAACGTGTGCTATGTTATGGGCTGTCTTCTTCATAAACATA ATCAGTTACTACGAGAGTGTCGGTATAACTTCACATCAAGGTGCTATGCTTTTGACAATTACCGCCACGGTTGaaatggttaccaaggtaacaCTTGTTGTAATTGGAGAGAGGTTCCCGTTCAAGAAAACGTACCTTCTGTTGACTAAGGTCATCGGGATGATTGGCCTTTCATTGGCAATGGTTGTCGCGACCACCTTTCCACAGTTCGTCGTATTGAGTTGTG TGACCGGTATTTTTCGTGCTGCCTTTAACGTTATTTTGTGGCCTTGTAGTATTGAAACCCTAGGACAGAGTTGCAGCGATGAGGTGATAACTTTAACATCAATATCCAGAGGAATAGGGTTTCTGACAGGAACCATCCCAGCTG GTGCTATCTACGATAAGTTTGGGTCATATAGGGTTTCATTCCTCATCGTAGCAACCACATCACTTGTTTCTGCTCTGTCGTTGTCGACGGTCCTCCTGCGTCAGAAACTTGTGAGAAGACGCTCTGAAGTATCAACAGGACCGCGTCAATGTAACGAATCGAAGAAGAATTTGTACCTACGTGTGGTTATCGAAACATCTGTGTAG